A region of Pongo pygmaeus isolate AG05252 chromosome 15, NHGRI_mPonPyg2-v2.0_pri, whole genome shotgun sequence DNA encodes the following proteins:
- the ERG28 gene encoding ergosterol biosynthetic protein 28 homolog isoform X1, giving the protein MSRFLNVLRSWLVMVSIIAMGNTLQSFRDHTFLYEKLYTGKPNLVNGLQARTFGIWTLLSSVIRCLCAIDIHNKTLYHITLWTFLLALGHFLSELFVYGTAAPTIGVLAPLMVASFSILGMLVGLRYLEVEPVSRQKRN; this is encoded by the exons ATGAGCCGTTTCCTGAATGTGTTAAGAAGTTGGCTGGTTATGGTGTCCATCATAGCCATGGGGAACACGCTGCAGAGCTTCCGAGACCACACTTTTCTCTATGAAAAGCTCTACACTGGCAAGCCAAACCTTG TGAATGGCCTCCAAGCTCGGACCTTTGGGATCTGGACGCTGCTCTCATCAGTGATTCGCTGCCTCTGTGCCATTGACATTCACAACAAGAC GCTCTATCACATCACACTCTGGACCTTCCTCCTCGCCCTGGGGCATTTCCTCTCTGAGTTGTTTGTCTATGGAACTGCAGCTCCCACGATTGGCGTCCTGGCACCCCTGATGGTGGCAA GTTTCTCCATCCTGGGTATGCTGGTCGGGCTCCGGTACCTAGAAGTAGAACCAGTATCCAGAcagaagagaaactga
- the ERG28 gene encoding ergosterol biosynthetic protein 28 homolog isoform X2 translates to MAQVDSGLELSWGSLFAAAAAAATSLLGVRSPVNGLQARTFGIWTLLSSVIRCLCAIDIHNKTLYHITLWTFLLALGHFLSELFVYGTAAPTIGVLAPLMVASFSILGMLVGLRYLEVEPVSRQKRN, encoded by the exons ATGGCTCAGGTGGACTCCGGGCTGGAGCTGTCCTGGGGGAGCTTGTTTGCGGCGGCGGCTGCGGCTGCCACTTCTTTGCTGGGGGTCCGGTCGCCAG TGAATGGCCTCCAAGCTCGGACCTTTGGGATCTGGACGCTGCTCTCATCAGTGATTCGCTGCCTCTGTGCCATTGACATTCACAACAAGAC GCTCTATCACATCACACTCTGGACCTTCCTCCTCGCCCTGGGGCATTTCCTCTCTGAGTTGTTTGTCTATGGAACTGCAGCTCCCACGATTGGCGTCCTGGCACCCCTGATGGTGGCAA GTTTCTCCATCCTGGGTATGCTGGTCGGGCTCCGGTACCTAGAAGTAGAACCAGTATCCAGAcagaagagaaactga